The genomic interval ataaggttcagaattttcaaaaaaaaaattcaagtttttgAGCAAGCTCCAAgtcgtttgtttatttttaatcgAGCTCGAATTGAACTAGGACAACATAAATGATTAACGAGTCaagtttgaataagaatattcaAGTTTTATTCTAATCCAAGTCGAGTTCGAACAAGTAAACATGTTAATCGAAATACCTTGTTCGAATTCAACCCAACTCGACAAAGTTCATTTGCAGCCCTACTTCCAGGGTATCCTACCAGTATTTACTGGGCTCATAATACTCAACTTTCTTACATTTTGATTCAAGAGAATTTACAACTAAATTTACAGGGGGAAAAAACCAGAGTTTCACATCTGCCTAAAGTTAACATTATTTCCCTTCAGCTGTACGAGAAAGAAAATTTAAGATGGCAGAAAACTTATCAAACATCTTCAATTGAATTTCCGAGGCTTTTCTGCAATTTCGGAAGTTCTTCTCAGTAGACGTGTATGCCCACACTAATCCCTCCCATATGCTTAGCTCTGATTGAGCAGCTGCTCTCACCGCCCAATTTCTCCCCTGAAGTACTCGGGCATGCTCGGCAGGGAAACCATAGGCATGAGATTCTTGCCAGAGCTGCCTGACCAGCTACTCGGACCCGGTAGATCATACTTAAATCTGCCCATATTTCACTTCCCATAGCACCTGAGTCAAGACTTGAGTTATACCCTTCAAGATCTGACTCAGTCACAACAACTGCTGATCCATCATCAAATGCCACAAGATCTTGTGAAGCAGCTGATACTCGGGCCTTCATCATTAGATCGGTAATGTGGGTGTAGATAACAGCTTTTTTCACCTTAAGATGGTAGTATTCCTGGACAGCCTGTTATTATAGCCAATATAGAGTAGCTTAGAAAATCAGCAGAAGACATTTTttgagaggaaaaaaggaaaaagagaagataTTAGATTACACCAATTCACAAGTACCAATGAACGCCATTAGTTGATGTCCCAAAGAGAAAGAATGTCACTGCAattttttcccctatttttgTTGATAAGTGCTATGATACTGAGGCTTAGAGGTtcaaccaaattagtatccaacagtccTAGGGCTTTTAGGGCTTTTAGATACTATTTGGTTAAACCTTTAACCATAACAATAAGTACATGTAAAAACATTTTGGGCAACCAATCAAAagtacaattaaaataattaccaTCTCTCGAATAACTTGCCTAACTGAAACTTAAAACCGCATGACTCGGAAATCATTTACAACGCAAAACTTGTAGTGAAAAGTTAGTAAAAGTAGCCTTTTGCTACAGAATGAGAAAACAAGAATTCCTGGATTTCCAAAGCCAAGTTGCAGATAATGACAAACATAATATTGGATAACAAGCCTGTACAAGTATTATGAAAATACCTGCCACTGGGAAGAGGCTAAAAGCACCCTTGGACGGATTGCTTTCACATAATCATATGCGGCATCGGGTGTCATTTGCTTGTGTTGCACCTTTAAAAAATCAGAATATTAAGGAAAGGTGGGAATTTTGCAATGGATAtttaatatcttttcttttgtgGGGAACTCACCAGGTAACATATTACAATGGTTGTGCTGCGCCCCCGTCCAGCTTTACAGTGAACATATGTACTTCTTCTACAAGATACATTTTCTTCACGAAAATGACATTAGAGAGGTCAGGTAATCATATAGAATACCTCCCGAAGGAACAATCAAAAATGACtcgttgaaaatttaaaaaacaaatagtgTGCCAAGAAATAGATTTCTGTTAAATGACAATTCTTATGATTTACATTCTCGAAAGGAGGAAAATCAGGTTAAAAAGAATGCTCACTATGTATGAAGTCTACTGCATGCTGTATATCATTCAGTGATGGGGCAAAGCAGTAGTCTCTGGTAGGTATCACCAAATGGTCAATGCCATGATcctacaaatattttaataaattaaatcgCCAATGGCATAGGACAACTTGATGTAAACCTTGGAAttagggaaaaataaaaatgaccaTCAAACAAGTATCATGCATGAAccgtttataaaaaaaaaagaaaccactTGGTAAAGCAATTTACAGAAATATGACCCTGTATGTCAGTCGATTAAGATGTCCAAATGAAACCCTGATTACGGTCCCaccatattattttttgtcttatttAGGAGATCATAAAAGCAAATCAATGAAATTTATTGATGACATTAAACCCCTGTAATATCAatgccatatcaatttttattgTAGTCACACAATGCTTTATAGACCAAGACTTTATTTGGATGAAAGATGAGGATTATACCCCAATTTTATTCATTGCTCTCACTTAAGGCTGAGGAATGCCGTATACATGTAAAGAAAACCTTGGGTTTCACAAACAAACCCAAAAGCCAAAGTTCTGTAAAAACTTCTACAGCTATTCGTAAGAAATAAGCAAAATGGAGTTATTTTCCCCTTTAATATTTAACAATGTCTTATTATTAAGTAACAAAACTTGTTCAACCACAAAACAGTGAAATCACCCTCCAATCCATGTTTAATGGGGGAGGAACAGATACCATTAAATTAGAAGACCATTGGCTCCCAAATATTTACCAAACTAGCATCATTCTATTTTCATTCAGCTCTATGTTTCTTCCAGAAGCAGCAAAGACATAAATAACCATTTACTTCTATTCCACAGAAGCATTTCCTTCACATTTAGACAAAACTGCAGTtcattagtcaaaataatagtTCTGACACAACTTTCCTCGAGTAAACAAGAGTACAAAACTAAATCATCTCCA from Juglans regia cultivar Chandler chromosome 2, Walnut 2.0, whole genome shotgun sequence carries:
- the LOC109005236 gene encoding phosphatidylglycerophosphate phosphatase PTPMT1-like — encoded protein: MYIEELKGGVVESGDEGNFCGGDFHFGSRSIVASDAKRVLIGAGARALFYPTLLYNVVRNKAQAEFRWWDKVDEFILLGAVPFPTDVPRLKEQGVCGVVTLNESYETLVPTSLYHDHGIDHLVIPTRDYCFAPSLNDIQHAVDFIHKNVSCRRSTYVHCKAGRGRSTTIVICYLVQHKQMTPDAAYDYVKAIRPRVLLASSQWQAVQEYYHLKVKKAVIYTHITDLMMKARVSAASQDLVAFDDGSAVVVTESDLEGYNSSLDSGAMGSEIWADLSMIYRVRVAGQAALARISCLWFPCRACPSTSGEKLGGESSCSIRAKHMGGISVGIHVY